One Hordeum vulgare subsp. vulgare chromosome 4H, MorexV3_pseudomolecules_assembly, whole genome shotgun sequence DNA window includes the following coding sequences:
- the LOC123451038 gene encoding UDP-glycosyltransferase 91B1-like: MDGNSSSSPLHVVICPWLALGHLLPCLDIAERLASRGHRVSFVSTPRNIARLPPLRPAVAPLVDFVALPLPHVDGLPEGAESTNDVPYDKFELHRKAFDGLAAPFSEFLRAACAEGAGSRPDWLIVDTFHHWAAAAAVENKVPCVMLLLGAATVIAGFARGVSEHAAAAVGKERPAAEAPSFETERRKLMTTQNASGMTVAERYFLTLMRSDLVAIRSCAEWEPESVAALTTLAGKPVVPLGLLPPSPEGGRGVSKEDAAVRWLDAQPAKSVVYVALGSEVPLRAEQVHELALGLELSGARFLWALRKPTDAPDAAVLPPGFEERTRGRGLVVTGWVPQIGVLAHGAVAAFLTHCGWNSTIEGLLFGHPLIMLPISSDQGPNARLMEGRKVGMQVPRDESDGSFRREDVAATVRAVAVEEDGRRVFTANAKKMQEIVADGACHERCIDGFIQQLRSYKA; encoded by the exons ATGGACGgcaactcctcctcctcgccgctgcACGTGGTGATCTGCCCGTGGCTCGCCTTGGGCCACCTGCTGCCGTGCCTGGACATCGCCGAGCGCCTGGCGTCGCGCGGCCACCGCGTCTCCTTCGTCTCCACGCCGCGCAACATCGCGCGCCTCCCGCCGCTCCGGCCCGCCGTGGCGCCGCTCGTCGACTTCGTCGCGCTGCCGCTCCCGCACGTCGACGGCCTCCCCGAGGGCGCCGAGTCGACCAACGACGTCCCCTACGACAAGTTCGAGCTCCACCGCAAGGCCTTCGACGGCCTCGCCGCGCCCTTCTCGGAGTTCCTGCGCGCCGCGTGCGCCGAGGGCGCTGGCAGCAGGCCCGACTGGCTCATCGTCGACACCTTCCACCACTGGGCCGCCGCGGCCGCCGTCGAAAATAAG GTTCCATGCGTGATGCTTCTGCTGGGAGCCGCGACCGTGATCGCAGGCTTCGCCCGAGGTGTGTCGGAGCACGCCGCGGCCGCCGTCGGGAAAGAGCGACCGGCGGCGGAAGCGCCAAGCTTCGAGACGGAGAGGAGGAAGCTGATGACCACCCAGAACGCATCGGGGATGACGGTCGCCGAGCGCTACTTCCTGACGCTCATGAGGAGCGACCTCGTGGCCATCCGGAGCTGCGCCGAGTGGGAGCCCGAGAGCGTCGCCGCGCTCACCACGCTCGCGGGCAAGCCGGTCGTCCCTCTCGGCCTCCTCCCGCCGTCGCCCGAGGGAGGCCGCGGCGTCAGCAAGGAGGACGCCGCTGTGCGCTGGCTCGACGCGCAGCCGGCCAAGTCGGTGGTCTACGTCGCGCTCGGGAGCGAGGTGCCGCTGCGCGCCGAGCAGGTGCACGAGCTCGCCCTCGGGCTGGAGCTCTCCGGGGCGCGCTTCCTCTGGGCGCTGCGGAAGCCGACCGACGCACCGGACGCGGCCGTCCTCCCGCCGGGGTTCGAGGAGCGCACGCGCGGCCGCGGGCTGGTGGTGACCGGGTGGGTTCCTCAGATCGGCGTGCTGGCGCACGGCGCCGTGGCCGCGTTCCTGACGCACTGCGGGTGGAACTCGACCATCGAAGGGCTGCTGTTCGGGCACCCGCTCATCATGCTGCCCATCTCCAGCGACCAGGGGCCCAACGCGAGGCTCATGGAGGGGAGGAAGGTCGGGATGCAGGTGCCGAGAGACGAAAGCGACGGATCGTTCCGCAGGGAGGACGTCGCGGCGACGGTGCGGGCCGTCGCCGTGGAGGAAGACGGCAGGAGGGTCTTCACGGCCAACGCCAAGAAGATGCAGGAGATCGTCGCCGACGGCGCTTGCCATGAGAGGTGCATCGACGGGTTTATTCAGCAGCTCAGATCCTACAAGGCATGA